The Camelina sativa cultivar DH55 chromosome 16, Cs, whole genome shotgun sequence sequence ACGAGATATAACATATGAATCCATTTTCATCGTCATTGCCACACATATATGATAGTTCTTTATAACCTCAGGGACATCACGGTAATGGACAATATCGACCTATATGTAAAACCAAAccattaaaacataataaacaaCAACCATCTCATATAAGAACTAAATGGGCCTCTCAGTATATAATATGGAACGTTTCTTATAGGTTAGAATTAACAGGACAACTTATAAAGCAAGATACATGACTCTAGTTCCAATTGTGTTATACGTATAACGTATTTGTCAGCTAGTTAAAATTATTTTGCAGACTTTCGCATCTACGCTAGTAGCTACTGCACCAGACATATAAATCCGTTCAATAATACTAATAACTTGTTATAAGAAAGTTTTGGAATAAGGTTACaaagttttaaaccaaaactCAAACAGTAGACACTACACAACAGTAAACTAGTCTAGGAGagtaaagttttcaactttacTAATTTGGAGAGAACTTGGAAGAAATCTAAATAGTTCAAACCTGAACAAAAGGGTAAGGTTGCAAATATTCTCTGGTGAAATTACAGGCATCAGGAAAATAAGGACCGCAACATAGAACACGAGTTACATTCATCTCATTTGTCCCAACCATTCTATCAGGCTTACTTTGCCTGAACCAACATCACAAAACATCCAAATTGATGTAATAGATCTACAAATTCATAGTGAAGCCGTTAAGATTCGAGAACAGaggttgaatttttttgattcaCCTGGAGATAGAACGAGCCTGGAGAGTGTAGAGTAGCGAAGCGAAGCTTGAGTTCCTGTTTCGTAAGGTAGCTTTGGCGATATTGTACATAATCGTCATCACTCTCTCAGACACGCAATTTTGCAAACGCTAATTGTACTTTGATTAAgacttttacataatttcaatacGTTTTCCGTATAAATAGTTCATTACAATTTAACCCCAACATTTCATAAAATACCATATTAAATCCTAATgaaattgggaaaaaaaaaaaaacagaactggACCTCGTATGTTCGATTGTTCCGTAACGTAACgtttaaaaaaacgaaaacgaaGAATGCagaatgcagaaaaaaaaaaaattatgtacaagAGACGTTCTTAATAACCAATTTACACAGTATATGACGGAGTAGCATCGCCGGAACGAAGGTGATCCGACGAACGTTCACCaacgtttttgttgttgttgttgttctttccaAGAAACAACCGATCGAACGGTGATTTCATCGCTAGTAACAAACTTTTGGGTGAACCAGCACGCACCTGATCGCTACTGCCGTCTGGAGGAGACGTGTTATTATTGATCGAGCCTGTCCGGTACGGAGGTGTTATTNTATATCAGCTTTGCCCGCGAATGAGTAAATGTCTTCATGGCTACCTTTCTCATCAAGAAGACTGGCTGAAGATACAAGTTAACAAATTACTAGACCTCATGATTGGGTTTGTCAAGGCAAACAGAGGAGTTAACAGAGAGCCCATACAGTATGAGTCAGTGATAGAAGCAGGCCAGCTTCTTTTTGTGGCTATTACTCTCGATCCAAATGGCTTCAACCGTTTAGCCAGCTCTATTCCAATGTTTCCATATCCTAAGATAAAAACctgaataatagaaaaaaagaagaaaacattttttGAAGGGATACATACCAAAGATACCGAATGCAGATTTAAGACACTGACACACTGAGACTCACTGTTTTACCGAGAAGCGTGTCACCGGTTGGTTCTCCAAGTAGTCTGCTTCTCAGAGATACTTGCATTTCGTTCTGCAATAAAATAACATACCGTACGAATGAATTATAACTAAGAAAGCAATATCAGAACTAACACTTGGGGAATTAAGAGATATACTAATGGAACCATACAGAggcaaatcaaataaataagcCACCTGTTTCTTCAGAAGGCCCAGCATAAGATATATAGCCATTTCAGAACAAGATGCTGCATTTCCAGTACCCTCACTGGGAATTCTAGCCACCTTAATCCCATGTTTAGTTGCAGCATCAATGTCAACACCTGCCAGAAGTAAATTACAtgaaaaaaggtaaataaactACAGCTTTCTTTTGGTCCATCTATGAGGTATAATATACTTATGCTTAATCATGTATTAATAATGGATAAGAAAAGAGAGACAGATACCATCGAGACCAACACCATNGTGAATATCTTGCGGTAATTTAAGTGTGAACCGGTCGAGGTTTTGCAAATGTTGACCGGTCCAATCAGGATTGGTAAATATTCCGGCTAAACTCCATCCGGTAGACATGGACCTACGTGGCATGCTTTGGTTACAAGTCAACGCCACTGACNCTTTATAACCTCAGGGACATCACGGTAATGGACAATATCGACCTATATGTAAAACCAAAccattaaaacataataaacaaCAACCATCTCATATAAGAACTAAATGGGCCTCTCAGTATATAATATGGAACGTTTCTTATAGGTTAGAATTAACAGGACAACTTATAAAGCAAGATACATGACTCTAGTTCCAATTGTGTTATACGTATAACGTATTTGTCAGCTAGTTAAAATTATTTTGCAGACTTTCGCATCTACGCTAGTAGCTACTGCACCAGACATATAAATCCGTTCAATAATACTAATAACTTGTTATAAGAAAGTTTTGGAATAAGGTTACaaagttttaaaccaaaactCAAACAGTAGACACTACACAACAGTAAACTAGTCTAGGAGagtaaagttttcaactttacTAATTTGGAGAGAACTTGGAAGAAATCTAAATAGTTCAAACCTGAATAAAAGGGTAAGGTTGCAAATATTCTCTGGTGAAATTGCAGGCAT is a genomic window containing:
- the LOC104753149 gene encoding uncharacterized protein LOC104753149, whose amino-acid sequence is MSTGWSLAGIFTNPDWTGQHLQNLDRFTLKLPQDIHXGVGLDGVDIDAATKHGIKVARIPSEGTGNAASCSEMAIYLMLGLLKKQNEMQVSLRSRLLGEPTGDTLLGKTVFILGYGNIGIELAKRLKPFGSRVIATKRSWPASITDSYFFLMRKVAMKTFTHSRAKLIXNNTSVPDRLDQ